The Micromonospora sp. Llam0 genome includes a window with the following:
- a CDS encoding Gfo/Idh/MocA family protein → MPDEPIGVAVIGAGYWGPNLVRNFMSSPAFRLRWLCDLDLGRARAVLGDYSTVGATDDLARVLADDSVRAVAIATPAGTHLEVALAALRAGKHVLVEKPLAANHADGTRLVAEAEQRGLTLMCDHTYCYTPAVLRIREMLHSGELGELHYLDSVRINLGLVQRDIDVVWDLAPHDLSILDFVLPPGVRPVSVAAHGADGIGAGRACVAYLTLRLSSGAIAHVHVNWLSPVKIRTTIIGGSKRTLVWDDLNPGQRLALFDRGVDVATSDELGTEARRDMLVSYRSGDMVAPALTEREALRTMVDEYARAIRTGTPALTDGRSGLRVLAILEAATRSLAAGGTMIPLDEEPAA, encoded by the coding sequence ATGCCGGACGAGCCCATCGGCGTAGCCGTCATCGGCGCCGGCTACTGGGGCCCCAACCTGGTCCGCAACTTCATGTCCAGCCCGGCGTTCCGGCTGCGCTGGCTCTGTGACCTCGATCTCGGTCGGGCCCGCGCGGTGCTCGGCGACTACTCGACGGTCGGCGCGACCGACGACCTGGCCCGGGTGCTCGCCGACGACTCGGTACGTGCCGTGGCGATCGCCACGCCGGCCGGCACTCACCTCGAGGTCGCCCTCGCCGCGCTGCGCGCCGGCAAGCACGTGCTGGTCGAGAAGCCGCTCGCCGCCAACCACGCCGACGGGACGCGGCTGGTCGCCGAGGCCGAGCAGCGCGGCCTGACCCTGATGTGCGACCACACCTACTGCTACACCCCGGCGGTGCTGCGGATCCGGGAGATGCTGCACTCCGGCGAGCTGGGTGAGCTGCACTACCTCGACTCCGTACGGATCAACCTGGGCCTGGTGCAGCGCGACATCGACGTCGTCTGGGACCTCGCCCCGCACGACCTGTCCATTCTCGACTTCGTGCTGCCGCCGGGGGTACGGCCGGTGTCGGTCGCGGCGCACGGCGCCGACGGCATCGGCGCCGGCCGGGCCTGCGTGGCGTACCTCACCCTGCGGCTGAGCAGCGGCGCGATCGCCCACGTACACGTCAACTGGCTCTCCCCGGTCAAGATCCGCACGACGATCATCGGCGGGTCGAAGCGGACCCTGGTCTGGGACGATCTCAACCCGGGCCAACGGCTGGCCCTGTTCGACCGGGGCGTCGACGTCGCCACCTCCGACGAGCTCGGCACCGAGGCCCGCCGGGACATGCTGGTGTCGTACCGCTCCGGCGACATGGTCGCCCCGGCGCTGACCGAGCGGGAGGCGCTGCGCACCATGGTCGACGAATACGCCCGCGCCATCCGTACCGGCACCCCGGCGCTGACCGACGGCCGCTCCGGCCTGCGGGTGTTGGCCATTCTGGAAGCCGCCACCCGCAGCCTCGCCGCCGGCGGCACGATGATCCCGCTGGACGAGGAGCCCGCCGCATGA
- a CDS encoding glycosyltransferase family A protein has protein sequence MDVSVEPRRPLQPRNRVAAPVPAGTASRTPRVSVIIPCYNYGRFLAQSAGSALQQQGVDVELIVVDDHSTDDTPQVLADLGRDEPRLRAVRNETNHGPCDAFNDGLNLATGEFIVRLDADDLLTPGALARAVQLFEQFPEVGLVYGHPVHFHQTVPTTYRSEPTGWTIWSGQDWIAERCRLGVNCITTPEAMVRASIYQEIGPWDNRMRLACDLGAWLRVAAVSDVARIDGVDQAWHREHQGSISVTDGGRRVDLTERRIAFDALFEGPGGKLPQASELHDLARRALATEALESACHAYDRRLTDREPVEWYVQFAVETYPQARQLPLWRGLHRRRSVGPRLAPLVPGFAASVVRRRLRNDARHRTWTRHGI, from the coding sequence GTGGACGTTTCCGTGGAACCTCGTCGTCCGTTGCAGCCCAGGAACCGGGTAGCGGCACCCGTGCCGGCCGGCACCGCGTCCCGTACCCCACGGGTTTCGGTGATCATCCCCTGCTACAACTACGGTCGTTTCCTGGCCCAGAGCGCCGGCAGCGCGCTGCAACAGCAGGGCGTCGACGTGGAGCTGATCGTCGTCGACGACCACTCCACCGACGACACCCCCCAGGTGCTCGCCGACCTCGGGCGCGACGAGCCCCGGCTGAGGGCGGTCCGCAACGAGACCAACCACGGGCCGTGTGACGCCTTCAACGACGGGCTGAACCTGGCGACCGGGGAGTTCATCGTCCGGCTCGACGCGGACGACCTGCTGACGCCGGGGGCACTGGCCCGCGCGGTGCAGCTGTTCGAGCAGTTTCCGGAGGTCGGGCTGGTCTACGGGCATCCGGTGCATTTCCACCAGACGGTGCCGACCACCTACCGTTCGGAACCCACGGGTTGGACGATCTGGTCCGGCCAGGACTGGATCGCCGAGCGGTGCCGGCTGGGTGTCAACTGCATCACCACCCCGGAAGCCATGGTGCGGGCGAGCATCTACCAGGAGATCGGTCCGTGGGACAACCGGATGCGGTTGGCGTGTGACCTGGGTGCGTGGCTGCGGGTGGCGGCGGTCTCCGACGTCGCCCGGATCGACGGGGTGGACCAGGCATGGCACCGGGAGCATCAGGGCAGCATCAGCGTGACCGACGGCGGCCGCCGGGTCGACCTGACCGAACGCCGGATCGCCTTCGACGCGTTGTTCGAGGGACCCGGTGGCAAGCTGCCGCAGGCGTCGGAGCTGCACGATCTGGCCCGGCGGGCGCTGGCCACCGAGGCTCTCGAATCCGCCTGCCACGCGTACGACCGGCGGCTGACCGACCGCGAACCGGTCGAGTGGTACGTGCAGTTCGCGGTGGAGACCTACCCCCAGGCCCGGCAGTTGCCACTCTGGCGGGGGCTGCACCGGCGCCGGTCCGTCGGGCCACGGCTCGCGCCGTTGGTGCCGGGCTTCGCGGCGAGCGTGGTACGCCGTCGGTTGCGCAACGACGCCCGGCACCGTACCTGGACCCGGCACGGCATCTGA
- a CDS encoding DUF6492 family protein, producing MKRLDIITPSFAPDFELCADLQRSVLAHTPDSVRQQIIVPRRDLALFGQLAGPRVRVRPVADFLPRSLFAVPGVNGWVNLRRPFPPLRGWITQQIVKLAAAARSDADVVLLVDSDIEFIRPFDAGLFLDGDVVRFYRKPDEVDQRLPRHVRWHEVSRQLLGLPPVAGLPLPDYICWPAPWDPRLVRDLLARVQQVTGRPWPTAIGAQLHFSEEILYGVYLDEVVRAASVSYAVDDMLCHDYSAEEPLDDAGLRSFLSGVGPADIAVMVSAKSRTPMAVRRAAMAAFSA from the coding sequence GTGAAGCGGCTGGACATCATCACCCCGAGTTTCGCCCCTGATTTCGAACTCTGTGCCGACCTGCAGCGGTCCGTGCTGGCGCACACCCCCGACTCGGTGCGGCAGCAGATCATCGTGCCGCGCCGTGACCTGGCGCTCTTCGGGCAGTTGGCCGGGCCTCGGGTGCGGGTGCGGCCGGTGGCCGATTTCCTGCCCCGTTCGCTGTTCGCGGTGCCCGGGGTCAACGGTTGGGTCAACCTGCGGCGGCCGTTCCCGCCGCTGCGGGGTTGGATCACCCAGCAGATCGTCAAGTTGGCCGCCGCCGCCCGGTCGGACGCGGACGTGGTGCTGCTGGTGGACTCGGACATCGAGTTCATCCGACCGTTCGACGCGGGTCTGTTCCTCGATGGGGACGTGGTCCGGTTCTACCGCAAACCGGACGAGGTCGATCAGCGGCTCCCCCGGCACGTCCGCTGGCATGAGGTGTCCCGGCAACTGCTCGGGCTGCCGCCGGTGGCCGGGCTGCCGCTGCCGGACTACATCTGCTGGCCGGCTCCGTGGGATCCGCGGCTGGTCCGCGACCTGCTGGCCAGGGTGCAGCAGGTCACCGGCCGGCCGTGGCCGACCGCGATCGGCGCCCAGCTGCACTTTTCCGAGGAGATCCTGTACGGGGTGTACCTGGACGAGGTGGTGCGGGCCGCGTCCGTCAGTTACGCCGTCGACGACATGCTGTGCCACGACTACTCGGCGGAGGAACCGCTCGACGACGCAGGGCTGCGGAGCTTCCTGAGCGGGGTCGGGCCGGCGGACATCGCGGTGATGGTGTCGGCGAAGTCGCGTACCCCGATGGCGGTGCGCCGGGCCGCGATGGCCGCGTTCTCCGCCTGA
- a CDS encoding DegT/DnrJ/EryC1/StrS aminotransferase family protein: MSSIPLVDLAAAHTEVAEEVDAGFKRVLAGTAFIGGAEVAAFEAEYAAFSGVPHCVGVANGTDALELALRAVGVGPGSEVILPANTFIATAEAVARAGARVVLVDCDPATYLIDVDAALAAVTPATRAVAPVHLYGQLAEVDRLRAGLASLSATGQEIAIVEDAAQCQGATRYGRGAGADGIAATSFYPGKNLGAYGDAGAVVTADAQLTADVRRMSAHGSVRKYVHEVVGFNSRLDGLQAVVLRAKLARLAGWNDRRRAIAARYHELLAGLDVVRPVTLDGNVHVWHIYCVRVPGGAARRDAVLAALNAAGIGAGIHYPVPVHLTPAFADLGYPAGSFPHAESTAPELLSLPIYPQLTDAQQDRVVEVLAAALAG, encoded by the coding sequence GTGAGCAGCATCCCCCTCGTCGACCTGGCCGCCGCCCACACCGAGGTGGCCGAGGAGGTCGACGCCGGTTTCAAGCGGGTCCTCGCCGGCACCGCGTTCATCGGCGGCGCCGAAGTGGCCGCCTTCGAGGCCGAGTACGCCGCGTTCAGCGGGGTGCCGCACTGCGTCGGGGTGGCCAACGGCACCGACGCGCTGGAGCTGGCCCTGCGGGCGGTCGGGGTCGGCCCGGGCAGCGAGGTGATCCTGCCGGCCAACACGTTCATCGCCACCGCCGAGGCGGTCGCCCGGGCCGGTGCCCGGGTCGTGCTGGTCGACTGCGACCCGGCGACGTACCTGATCGACGTGGACGCGGCGCTGGCCGCGGTCACCCCGGCCACCCGGGCGGTAGCCCCGGTGCACCTGTACGGCCAGCTCGCCGAGGTGGACCGGCTGCGCGCCGGGCTCGCCAGCTTGTCCGCTACGGGGCAGGAGATCGCGATCGTCGAGGACGCCGCGCAGTGCCAGGGGGCCACCCGGTACGGCCGGGGTGCCGGCGCCGACGGGATCGCCGCCACCAGCTTCTACCCGGGCAAGAACCTCGGCGCGTACGGCGACGCCGGTGCGGTGGTCACCGCCGACGCCCAGCTCACCGCCGACGTCCGGCGGATGTCGGCGCACGGCAGCGTCCGCAAGTACGTGCACGAGGTGGTCGGCTTCAACAGCCGCCTCGACGGGCTGCAGGCGGTGGTGCTGCGGGCCAAGCTGGCCCGGCTGGCCGGCTGGAACGACCGGCGCCGCGCCATCGCGGCCCGCTACCACGAGCTGCTGGCCGGGCTGGACGTGGTCCGGCCGGTGACGTTGGACGGCAACGTGCACGTCTGGCACATCTACTGCGTCCGGGTGCCCGGCGGGGCGGCCCGGCGCGACGCCGTGCTGGCCGCGCTGAACGCGGCCGGGATCGGCGCCGGCATCCACTACCCGGTGCCGGTGCACCTGACCCCGGCCTTCGCCGACCTCGGCTACCCGGCCGGGTCGTTCCCGCACGCCGAGTCGACCGCCCCGGAGCTGCTGTCGCTGCCGATCTACCCGCAGCTGACCGACGCGCAGCAGGACCGGGTCGTCGAGGTGCTGGCCGCCGCGCTGGCGGGCTGA
- a CDS encoding MFS transporter: MYVTLRDRPGADSHTPGRAVGRRVSGTVLLLGTVSLLTDVSSEMVASVLPLYLTAVVGLSPVAYGFVDGVYQGVSALVRIAGGYAGDRGGHPKWVAVVGYGASALSRIAMLPAQGFAAITAVITTDRLGKGLRTAPRDALIAASSDPAMLGRAFGVHRALDTFGAALGPLVAFALLAAVPGSYDSVFLVSFAFAVVGVAVLVLFVPNLSTTVGAVRFGVRRMVAEVTGARLRRPLLAAGLLGLSTVGDGFLYLTLQDRDDFAALYFPLLFVGTNVAYLLLAVPMGRLADRVGRAKVMVAGHGALLACYLLAAAPAGGVGLTVAVLLLLGVFYAATDGVLPALIARLVPAPARGSGIAAAQTVVVLTRFVSSIAFGLLWSVTGPAGAALVFAAVLAVGIPTAWWLLRGVDRAPAAGDAVPTGEGS; encoded by the coding sequence GTGTACGTCACCCTGCGCGACCGACCCGGCGCGGACTCGCACACCCCGGGCCGGGCCGTCGGCCGGCGGGTGTCCGGCACCGTGCTGCTGCTCGGCACGGTCAGCCTGCTGACCGACGTCTCCTCGGAGATGGTCGCCTCGGTCCTGCCGCTGTACCTGACCGCCGTGGTCGGGCTCAGCCCGGTGGCGTACGGCTTCGTCGACGGCGTCTACCAGGGGGTCAGCGCGCTGGTCCGGATCGCCGGCGGGTACGCCGGGGACCGCGGCGGGCACCCGAAGTGGGTGGCGGTGGTCGGCTACGGGGCGTCGGCGCTGAGCCGGATCGCCATGTTGCCGGCGCAGGGGTTCGCCGCGATCACCGCGGTGATCACCACGGACCGGCTCGGCAAGGGGCTGCGCACCGCGCCCCGGGACGCGCTGATCGCCGCCTCGTCGGACCCGGCGATGCTGGGCCGGGCGTTCGGCGTACACCGGGCGTTGGACACGTTCGGCGCCGCGCTCGGGCCGTTGGTGGCGTTCGCCCTGCTCGCCGCGGTCCCGGGCAGCTACGACTCGGTGTTTCTGGTGTCGTTCGCGTTCGCGGTGGTCGGCGTGGCGGTGCTGGTGCTGTTCGTGCCGAACCTGTCGACCACGGTCGGCGCGGTGCGGTTCGGCGTACGGCGGATGGTGGCCGAGGTGACCGGGGCCCGGCTGCGCCGGCCGCTGCTCGCCGCCGGCCTGCTCGGCCTGTCGACCGTCGGCGACGGGTTCCTCTACCTGACGTTGCAGGACCGCGACGACTTCGCCGCGCTGTACTTCCCGCTGCTGTTCGTCGGGACCAACGTGGCGTACCTGCTGCTGGCGGTGCCGATGGGCCGGCTGGCCGACCGGGTCGGCCGGGCGAAGGTGATGGTCGCCGGGCACGGCGCGCTGCTCGCCTGCTACCTGCTGGCCGCCGCGCCGGCCGGCGGCGTCGGGTTGACCGTCGCGGTGCTGCTGCTGCTCGGTGTCTTCTACGCCGCCACCGACGGGGTACTGCCGGCGTTGATCGCCCGGCTGGTGCCGGCCCCGGCCCGGGGCAGTGGGATCGCCGCCGCGCAGACGGTGGTGGTACTGACCCGGTTCGTCTCGTCGATCGCTTTCGGCCTGCTGTGGTCGGTGACCGGTCCGGCCGGCGCGGCGCTGGTCTTCGCGGCGGTCCTGGCCGTCGGCATTCCGACGGCCTGGTGGCTGCTGCGTGGCGTGGACCGGGCCCCGGCGGCCGGCGACGCCGTACCGACGGGTGAGGGGTCCTGA
- a CDS encoding NAD-dependent epimerase/dehydratase family protein: protein MTVASSAATAPSVDLANSTVLVTGGAGFIGSHLTEHLVSLGAQVAVLDNFRNGTRENLTFPGAESVRVIEGDICDPQTCRDAIAGVDVVFHLACLGVRHSLHSPVENHQVNALGTLNVLEAARAAQVSRLLYVSTSEIYGRALEFPITEETTPWPLTVYGSSKLAGEHYARSYLECWGLPVVCVRPFNNYGPRSHFEGDSGEVIPRFILRALAGQPPVVFGDGGVTRDFLYVRDCVETLARVAESTDLVGEVVNLGYGEELTIGLLARTVLEAVGRTDLQPVFEPPRPADVPRLWVDTSKLRKTVDFAPRVSLAEGIGHTLEYFQRLLREQPGALERMQTRNWSQPA from the coding sequence ATGACCGTCGCATCCTCCGCCGCCACCGCCCCGTCGGTCGACCTGGCCAACTCCACCGTCCTGGTCACCGGCGGCGCCGGCTTCATCGGCTCACACCTGACCGAGCATCTCGTCTCGCTCGGCGCGCAGGTCGCGGTGCTGGACAACTTCCGCAACGGCACCCGGGAAAATCTGACCTTCCCCGGCGCCGAGTCGGTCCGGGTGATCGAGGGCGACATCTGCGACCCGCAGACCTGTCGCGACGCGATCGCCGGCGTCGACGTGGTGTTCCACCTGGCCTGCCTCGGGGTACGGCACTCGCTGCACAGCCCGGTGGAGAACCACCAGGTCAACGCGCTCGGCACACTCAACGTACTGGAGGCGGCGCGGGCCGCGCAGGTGTCCCGGCTGCTGTACGTGTCGACCTCGGAGATCTACGGTCGGGCGCTGGAGTTCCCGATCACCGAGGAGACCACCCCCTGGCCGCTGACCGTGTACGGCAGCAGCAAACTCGCCGGCGAACACTACGCCCGCTCGTACCTGGAATGCTGGGGGCTGCCGGTGGTCTGCGTCCGGCCGTTCAACAACTACGGGCCGCGATCGCACTTCGAAGGTGACTCCGGCGAGGTGATCCCCCGGTTCATCCTGCGGGCGCTGGCCGGGCAGCCGCCGGTGGTCTTCGGTGACGGCGGCGTCACCCGCGACTTCCTGTACGTGCGGGACTGCGTCGAGACGCTGGCCCGGGTCGCCGAGTCGACCGACCTGGTCGGCGAGGTGGTCAACCTCGGGTACGGCGAGGAGCTGACCATCGGCCTGCTGGCCCGCACGGTGCTGGAGGCGGTCGGCCGCACCGACCTGCAACCGGTGTTCGAGCCGCCGCGCCCGGCCGACGTCCCCCGGCTGTGGGTGGACACCTCCAAGCTGCGCAAGACAGTCGACTTCGCCCCCCGGGTGTCGTTGGCCGAGGGCATCGGCCACACCCTCGAGTACTTCCAGCGACTGCTGCGCGAGCAGCCCGGTGCGCTGGAGCGGATGCAGACCAGGAACTGGAGCCAGCCGGCATGA
- a CDS encoding acyltransferase, with translation MSATAARPDATVAGSADVADTASIGAGTRVWHLAQVREDATVGRNCIIGRGAYVGPGVRLGDNVKLQNHALVYEPARLDDGVFIGPAAVLTNDEYPRAVTPDGRLKTGDDWTAVGVTIGTGAAIGARAVCVAPVRIGRWATVAAGAVVTRDVPDFALVVGVPARRVGWVGRAGVPLVADGDGRYVCPRTGQRHVERDGQLTEE, from the coding sequence ATGAGTGCAACCGCAGCGCGCCCGGACGCCACCGTCGCCGGCTCCGCCGACGTGGCCGACACGGCGAGCATCGGCGCCGGCACCCGCGTCTGGCACCTGGCCCAGGTCCGCGAGGACGCGACCGTCGGCCGCAACTGCATCATCGGCCGGGGGGCGTACGTCGGTCCGGGGGTCCGGCTCGGCGACAACGTCAAACTGCAGAACCACGCCCTCGTCTACGAGCCGGCGCGGCTCGACGACGGAGTGTTCATCGGGCCGGCGGCGGTGCTCACCAACGACGAGTACCCCCGGGCGGTCACCCCGGACGGGCGGTTGAAGACCGGCGACGACTGGACCGCGGTCGGTGTCACCATCGGCACCGGCGCGGCGATCGGTGCCCGGGCGGTCTGCGTCGCGCCGGTGCGGATCGGCCGCTGGGCGACGGTCGCCGCCGGTGCCGTGGTCACCCGGGACGTCCCGGACTTCGCCCTGGTCGTGGGGGTGCCGGCGCGCCGGGTCGGCTGGGTCGGCCGGGCCGGCGTACCGCTGGTCGCCGACGGCGACGGCCGGTACGTCTGCCCCCGCACCGGGCAGCGCCACGTCGAACGCGACGGGCAGCTCACCGAGGAGTGA
- a CDS encoding acetyltransferase, which yields MRDLLIVGAGGFARESAAAVAAVNAAAPTWRLLGYLDDDPALHGTRRVGVPVIGGTDLVAELPDAAVLVCVGNPRNYRSRRRLVERFGLPPQRYATIVHPTARVGVGCTVGPGSVLLAGVDLTAEVSVGAHVAVMPQVVLTHDNVIGPYATIASGARLGGGVRLGDGVYVGAGALLRDGITVGAWSQLGMGSVVLRDVPADEVWVGAPARFLRRADAPVDHPTETPADNHPTDAPAATPPIERTSRS from the coding sequence ATGAGGGATCTGCTGATCGTCGGCGCCGGCGGTTTCGCCCGGGAGAGCGCCGCCGCAGTGGCGGCGGTCAACGCGGCGGCCCCGACCTGGCGGCTGCTCGGGTACCTCGACGACGATCCGGCGCTGCACGGCACCCGGCGGGTCGGCGTACCGGTGATCGGCGGCACCGACCTGGTCGCCGAGCTGCCCGACGCGGCCGTGCTGGTCTGCGTCGGCAACCCGCGCAACTACCGGTCCCGGCGGCGGCTGGTCGAGCGGTTCGGTCTGCCGCCGCAGCGGTACGCGACCATCGTGCACCCGACCGCCCGGGTCGGCGTCGGCTGCACCGTCGGGCCGGGCAGTGTGCTGCTGGCCGGGGTGGACCTGACCGCCGAGGTGTCCGTCGGTGCGCATGTCGCGGTGATGCCGCAGGTGGTGCTGACCCACGACAACGTGATCGGACCGTACGCCACGATCGCTTCCGGGGCGCGCCTCGGCGGCGGGGTACGGCTCGGCGACGGCGTCTACGTCGGTGCCGGCGCGCTGCTGCGCGACGGGATCACCGTCGGTGCCTGGTCGCAGCTGGGCATGGGCTCGGTGGTGCTACGCGACGTACCCGCCGACGAGGTGTGGGTCGGCGCGCCGGCCCGGTTCCTGCGCCGCGCCGACGCGCCGGTCGACCACCCCACCGAGACCCCGGCCGACAACCACCCCACCGACGCCCCGGCGGCCACCCCGCCGATCGAACGAACGAGTCGCAGTTGA
- a CDS encoding DegT/DnrJ/EryC1/StrS aminotransferase family protein: protein MSETSPRRIQVMLPMLGEEEEQAAAAAIRSGWVAQGPRVAQFEREFAAVVGADHGVAVSSCTTALHLALVLHGVGPGDEVVVPSLSFIATANAVRHAGAEPVFADVDLATGNLTVETIEAVRTPRTRAVIAVHQGGVPFDTAALRTAAAGWGVPLIEDGACAAGSRAYGQPVGAGATVSAWSFHPRKVITTGEGGMLTLADADGAVRLRRLREHGMNVSAADRHASTQPVLEAYLEPAFNYRMTDIQAAVGLVQVGRLAGLVAGRRALAARYHQLLAGIDGLVPVVDPAYGETNFQSFWVRIDPEFGVSRDDVLTGLSDAGVSARRGIMAAHLEPAYAHVDPAPLPVTERLTRDSLILPLHHALTEADQDHIVAVLRKLAGR, encoded by the coding sequence ATGAGCGAAACCAGTCCGCGCCGCATCCAGGTGATGCTGCCGATGCTCGGTGAGGAGGAGGAGCAGGCCGCCGCCGCGGCGATCCGCTCCGGCTGGGTGGCCCAGGGCCCCCGGGTGGCGCAGTTCGAACGCGAGTTCGCCGCCGTCGTCGGCGCCGACCACGGGGTCGCGGTCAGCTCCTGCACCACCGCGCTGCACCTGGCGCTGGTGCTGCACGGTGTCGGCCCCGGCGACGAGGTCGTCGTGCCGTCGCTGTCGTTCATCGCCACCGCGAACGCGGTCCGGCACGCCGGTGCCGAGCCGGTCTTCGCCGACGTCGACCTGGCCACCGGCAACCTGACCGTCGAGACGATCGAGGCGGTACGCACCCCGCGTACCCGGGCGGTGATCGCGGTCCACCAGGGCGGGGTGCCGTTCGACACGGCCGCGCTGCGTACGGCGGCCGCCGGCTGGGGCGTGCCGCTGATCGAGGACGGCGCCTGCGCGGCCGGTTCGCGGGCGTACGGGCAGCCGGTGGGTGCCGGGGCGACGGTCTCCGCCTGGTCGTTCCACCCGCGCAAGGTGATCACCACCGGTGAGGGCGGCATGCTGACCCTGGCCGACGCCGACGGCGCGGTCCGGCTGCGCCGGCTGCGCGAGCACGGCATGAACGTCTCCGCCGCCGACCGGCACGCCAGCACCCAGCCGGTGCTGGAGGCCTACCTGGAACCGGCCTTCAACTACCGGATGACCGACATTCAGGCGGCGGTCGGCCTGGTCCAGGTCGGTCGGCTCGCCGGCCTGGTCGCCGGCCGGCGGGCGCTCGCCGCCCGCTACCACCAGCTGCTCGCCGGCATCGACGGCCTGGTGCCGGTGGTCGACCCGGCGTACGGCGAGACCAACTTCCAGTCGTTCTGGGTGCGGATCGACCCGGAGTTCGGCGTCAGCCGCGACGACGTGCTCACCGGGTTGTCCGACGCCGGGGTGTCGGCGCGGCGCGGCATCATGGCCGCCCATCTGGAGCCGGCGTACGCCCACGTCGACCCGGCCCCGCTGCCGGTGACCGAGCGGCTGACCCGCGACTCGCTGATCCTGCCGCTGCACCACGCGCTCACCGAGGCCGACCAGGACCACATCGTCGCGGTGCTGCGCAAACTGGCCGGCCGATGA
- a CDS encoding glycosyltransferase, which yields MINRLAGQAKGLVQSRLTAAEINRRQVPAFRTTDARAGTPTVYYLAPDNPQPSGGVRVIYRHVDLLNDLGIPAYVMHKDPGFRCTWFANRTPVVAAANATLGPADVLVVPEWYGPGLAAIPAGPRLVVFNQRAYDTFDHIPYADTRPGAPYADLPGMTALLAVSHDNVELLSHAFPDIPVRLTRNVVDPDVFAAGGWPRRRHIAYVGHRRADERDQLLHILRSRRVLDGWEVTRIAGRTEEQTAEIMRDCAIFLSFSDREGFGMPPAEAMSCGAYVVGYPGLAGREFFDPAHCAPVPDGDLLAFARAVEQACASWAGEPETLASRAGAASAAIRDRYTVTGLREDLTAFYRPLLATG from the coding sequence GTGATCAACCGTCTCGCTGGCCAGGCCAAAGGCCTGGTCCAGTCCCGCCTCACGGCGGCAGAGATCAACCGACGGCAGGTCCCGGCCTTCCGGACCACCGATGCCCGCGCCGGCACGCCGACCGTCTACTACCTCGCCCCGGACAACCCGCAACCCAGCGGCGGGGTACGGGTCATCTACCGCCACGTGGACCTGCTCAACGACCTGGGCATCCCGGCGTACGTCATGCACAAGGACCCGGGGTTCCGCTGCACCTGGTTCGCCAACCGGACACCGGTGGTCGCGGCCGCGAACGCCACCCTCGGCCCGGCGGACGTCCTGGTCGTCCCCGAGTGGTACGGCCCCGGCCTGGCGGCGATCCCGGCCGGACCGCGTCTCGTGGTGTTCAACCAACGGGCCTACGACACCTTCGACCACATCCCGTACGCCGACACCCGCCCCGGCGCGCCGTACGCCGACCTGCCCGGAATGACCGCGTTGCTGGCCGTGTCGCACGACAACGTGGAGCTGCTCAGCCACGCCTTCCCCGACATCCCGGTACGGCTGACCCGCAACGTCGTCGACCCCGACGTGTTCGCCGCCGGTGGCTGGCCCCGGCGACGGCACATCGCGTACGTCGGGCACCGGCGGGCCGACGAACGCGACCAGTTGCTGCACATCCTGCGGTCCCGCCGGGTACTCGACGGCTGGGAGGTCACCCGGATCGCCGGACGCACCGAGGAACAGACCGCCGAGATCATGCGGGACTGCGCCATCTTCCTGAGCTTCAGCGACCGGGAAGGGTTCGGCATGCCGCCGGCCGAGGCGATGTCCTGCGGCGCGTACGTGGTCGGCTACCCCGGGCTGGCCGGCCGCGAGTTCTTCGACCCGGCCCACTGCGCGCCGGTGCCCGACGGTGACCTGTTGGCCTTCGCCCGCGCCGTCGAGCAGGCCTGCGCCAGCTGGGCCGGTGAACCGGAAACACTGGCCAGCCGGGCGGGCGCCGCTTCGGCGGCGATCCGGGACCGCTACACCGTCACCGGGCTGCGCGAGGACCTGACGGCCTTCTACCGCCCACTGCTGGCCACCGGCTGA